The stretch of DNA GACTACATCTGCTCGATCCATCCGTTCATGACCGGCACTGTGGTGGTGACCAAATGAGCACCGAACGTGATCCCGCGGGTATGACCCGGCGTCAGCTCATCAGACACGGCGCGTGGTTCGGCTCCGCCGTGGTTCTGACAGTCGCCGGTGGCGAGGTGATTTCCCACATCGCCGGATCGGCCGGCGCCGCGCAGTCAGCCAAGCCGGTGCTGCGATTCGCCCAAATCAGCGACAGCCACATCGGATTCAACGGACCGGCGAACCCCAACGTCGCCGATACGTTCAACCAAGCCATCGGACAGATCAACGGCCTCGGCTTCACACCGGATTTCGTGATTCACACCGGCGACCTGACCCACTTGGCTACGCCGGCACAGTTCGATCAGGTCAAGCAGATGCTGACCGATCTGAACACGCCACATATCTTCACCGTGCCCGGCGAGCACGACTCCACCGACGACGCGGGCGAGAAGTATCGGCAAGCATTCGGCGCGGGCACCCGCGGCGACGGCTGGTACAGCTTCGACATCGCCGGTGTGCACGTCATCGGGCTGGTGAACACGCTCAACCTGAAAAAGCTCGGGCATCTGGGGCCCGACCAGCTCGAGTTCATCCAGAAGGACGTGGCCGGCCTGTCCAACGACACCCCGATCATCGTGTTCAGCCACATCCCGCTGTTCGCGATGTATCCCGATTGGGGCTGGGGCACCGACGATGCCACGCAAGCGTTGAGCTACCTGAAGCGCTTCTCCTCCGTGACATGCCTCAATGGTCATGTCCACCAACTGTTTTCCAAGACCGAGGGCAATGTCACGTTCTACAGCGGTACCACCACCGCCTACCC from Mycobacterium sp. JS623 encodes:
- a CDS encoding metallophosphoesterase family protein, encoding MSTERDPAGMTRRQLIRHGAWFGSAVVLTVAGGEVISHIAGSAGAAQSAKPVLRFAQISDSHIGFNGPANPNVADTFNQAIGQINGLGFTPDFVIHTGDLTHLATPAQFDQVKQMLTDLNTPHIFTVPGEHDSTDDAGEKYRQAFGAGTRGDGWYSFDIAGVHVIGLVNTLNLKKLGHLGPDQLEFIQKDVAGLSNDTPIIVFSHIPLFAMYPDWGWGTDDATQALSYLKRFSSVTCLNGHVHQLFSKTEGNVTFYSGTTTAYPLPAPGQGPAPKPMTLPAGKLHDALGIREVSYTKGQQALALKDHKLT